Proteins found in one Labeo rohita strain BAU-BD-2019 chromosome 11, IGBB_LRoh.1.0, whole genome shotgun sequence genomic segment:
- the aspscr1 gene encoding tether containing UBX domain for GLUT4 produces the protein MAASSSAVSVLTPNGRRQTVKVSPNTPLLQVLEDVCKKHGFNPDEHGLKFQRNVLDLSLQWRFASLPNNAKLEMVACSRPQMGAESAVRIALQMEDGSRLQGSFSSGQTLWDLLTHFPQTRTSDLDASGPTPVCVYMRDEVSGEDALKKTTLKSLGLTGGSAIIRYVLKGSSSSCPAASVDAVTAPTDAVAKTTVSQPPPEPPVEPAPIPMETPPPPTEVVAPVNHHPVKQEEEEPNASREQAVRPKTRAAGDQPQQSKLMPQEDDEQPGTSKQCQGSAPSATPTNFVPFSGSGQRLGGTGTAGLKTSTSWSSYVSGSPPKAKKPKPSHEIKRSVSAKQASKDEEETDEYLEPVDRDPLVFHLDAGARHHDDQELPDEFFEVTVDDIRKRFAQLKSERKALEEAPLMTKSLRESQMKEKLDRYPKVALRVQFPDRHILQGFFRPLETVAALKSFIRSHLQDPQMEFYLFVAPPKTILDDPNVTLFQASLFPAALVYFGSDVRTDAYLRSDLLDTSVSALQADELIAGCMPRSPPPVSSHAPADDHLPPAPESCDSSGQRGETEDGCDAQTPAVRPVRTDPAKVPKWLKLPGKK, from the exons GTTTCAGAGGAATGTTCTAGATTTGTCTCTGCAGTGGCGTTTTGCCAGTCTGCCAAATAATGCCAAGCTGGAAATGGTGGCGTGTTCACGGCCGCAGATGGGAGCTGAGAGCGCG GTGCGGATCGCGCTGCAGATGGAGGACGGCTCTCGTCTTCAAGGCTCTTTCTCGAGTGGACAGACGTTATGGGATCTCCTGACCCACTTTCCTCAAACCAG GACGTCTGATCTGGATGCGTCTGGACCCACACCAGTGTGTGTTTACATGAGAGACGAG GTGAGCGGTGAGGATGCACTGAAGAAGACGACTCTGAAGTCTCTAGGTCTCACAGGAGGAAGTGCCATCATACG TTACGTGCTGAAAGGCTCCAGCTCCTCATGTCCTGCTGCATCCGTGGATGCGGTCACTGCGCCAACGGATGCTGTTGCCAAGACAACCGTATCACAGCCACCTCCAGAACCACCCGTGGAGCCCGCCCCCATTCCCATGGAAACCCCACCTCCTCCCACTGAGGTCGTCGCCCCGGTGAACCATCATCCTGTCAAACAGGAAGAGGAGGAGCCAAACGCGAGTCGGGAACAGGCGGTGCGACCCAAAACGAGAGCCGCTGGTGACCAGCCGCAGCAGTCCAAACTAATGCCGCAAGAGGATGACGAACAGCCCGGGACATCCAAACAGTGCCAGGGCTCCGCCCCCTCAGCCACGCCCACTAACTTCGTGCCATTTTCTGGAAGCGGACAGCGTCTGGGAGGAACTGGGACAGCTGGACTGAAGACGTCCACGTCATGGTCGTCATATGTGTCCGGGAGCCCGCCGAAAGCCAAAAAACCCAAACCCAGCCATGAAATCAAG CGATCGGTCAGTGCCAAACAAGCGTCAAAGGACGAAGAGGAAACGGACGAATATCTGGAG CCGGTCGACAGGGATCCGCTGGTCTTCCATCTGGATGCCGGAGCCCGTCACCATGACGACCAAGAACTTCCTGATGAATTTTTTGAGGTCACCGTTGACGACATTCGGAAGAGATTCGCGCAGCTGAAGAGCGAGAG GAAGGCGCTGGAGGAAGCTCCGCTCATGACTAAATCTCTGCGCGAGTCTCAGATGAAGGAGAAGCTGGACCGGTATCCGAAG GTGGCGCTGAGGGTCCAGTTTCCTGACCGTCACATTCTTCAGGGTTTCTTCAGACCTCTAGAAACAG TTGCTGCTCTGAAGAGTTTCATCAGATCTCACCTGCAGGACCCACAAATGGAGTTTTACCTGT ttGTTGCGCCTCCCAAAACCATCCTCGATGATCCAAATGTCACTCTATTCCAG GCGAGTCTCTTCCCTGCTGCTCTGGTGTACTTTGGCTCAGACGTGAGGACAG ATGCTTACTTGCGCTCTGATCTTCTGGACACCAGTGTCTCCGCCCTACAGGCTGATGAGCTCATAGCAGG CTGTATGCCGCGCTCTCCTCCTCCCGTCTCCTCGCACGCTCCCGCTGACGACCACCTGCCGCCCGCTCCAGAGTCGTGCGACTCCTCCGGCCAGCGGGGGGAGACGGAGGACGGCTGTGACGCGCAGACGCCAGCGGTCAGACCGGTGAGGACCGACCCGGCCAAAGTGCCAAAATGGCTCAAGCTGCCAG GTAAGAAGTGA